Proteins from a single region of Noviherbaspirillum saxi:
- a CDS encoding FadR/GntR family transcriptional regulator has protein sequence MNTYAPVSGNPNRGNVGSLSRQLIDLLTERIHQRELKAGDRFPTEIELIEQYGVSRTVVREAVSSLKADGLVETRHGIGTFVLEPSRRARVATDPKEVQTIKEVLQLLQFRISLEPETAFLAAQRRSEEELAGIRAALDELIACRARADDSTAADFAFHKSIANASGNRFYAETLSFLGSRAIPRAQVRTHQFQTLPRQQYLDVVNQQHEAVFDAIAAGQAEQARDAMLTHLTTSMERLRNAIAADNA, from the coding sequence ATGAATACATACGCACCAGTGTCGGGCAACCCTAACAGGGGCAATGTAGGCAGCCTCAGCCGGCAATTGATTGATTTGCTGACCGAACGGATCCACCAGCGCGAACTCAAGGCAGGCGACCGGTTTCCGACCGAAATCGAGTTGATCGAGCAGTACGGAGTCAGCCGCACCGTCGTCCGGGAAGCGGTATCGAGTCTTAAAGCCGATGGACTTGTCGAAACCAGGCATGGAATCGGCACCTTTGTGCTTGAACCCAGCCGCCGTGCGCGCGTGGCAACCGATCCGAAAGAAGTACAGACCATCAAGGAAGTGCTGCAATTGCTCCAGTTCCGAATTAGCCTCGAACCGGAAACCGCTTTTCTTGCGGCACAACGACGCAGCGAGGAAGAACTTGCCGGGATCAGGGCTGCACTCGATGAATTGATTGCCTGCCGGGCGCGCGCCGACGACTCGACAGCGGCAGACTTCGCTTTTCACAAGAGCATCGCCAATGCAAGCGGCAATCGCTTTTACGCCGAAACCTTGAGCTTTCTCGGTTCGCGTGCGATTCCTCGCGCGCAGGTTCGCACTCACCAGTTCCAAACCTTGCCGCGTCAACAGTATCTTGACGTGGTTAACCAGCAGCACGAAGCGGTATTCGACGCAATCGCCGCAGGCCAGGCGGAACAGGCACGCGACGCAATGCTGACGCATCTGACGACCAGCATGGAGCGGCTGCGCAATGCGATTGCTGCTGACAATGCTTAG
- a CDS encoding FadR/GntR family transcriptional regulator gives MAQKPVLNLQYPAKKREKLADMLFSAILKSIQDGDLVEGDRLPGEEALSEQYNVSRPTIREALARLRAGGIIVSRQGSGSYVGRLQHLDVLAFSDLSSIADFERCFEFRRGIEAGACALAAQLRSADDLEHIQAAYQRLRMALERGEMGAEEDFAFHLAVAAASRNHFFQSILESIHSQVLFSMSLSRNFARERSADRKAAADQEHRAVVDAIVRQDPVAAADAMRSHIDNSVARILIGENACLT, from the coding sequence GTGGCGCAAAAACCTGTTCTGAACCTGCAATATCCTGCGAAAAAGCGCGAAAAGCTGGCCGACATGCTGTTTAGCGCGATTTTGAAATCGATCCAGGATGGAGACCTCGTCGAAGGCGACCGGCTCCCCGGCGAAGAAGCCTTGAGCGAGCAATACAATGTGTCGCGCCCGACAATACGCGAGGCGCTCGCCCGGCTGCGTGCAGGTGGCATTATCGTTTCACGCCAAGGCTCGGGAAGCTATGTGGGCCGCTTGCAGCATCTGGACGTATTGGCGTTCAGCGACTTGTCCAGCATTGCGGACTTCGAACGCTGCTTCGAGTTTCGGCGTGGGATCGAAGCCGGCGCCTGCGCATTGGCGGCGCAGCTGCGCAGTGCCGATGATCTTGAACACATCCAGGCGGCTTATCAGCGTTTGCGTATGGCGTTAGAGCGCGGGGAAATGGGTGCGGAAGAAGATTTTGCATTTCACTTGGCGGTCGCGGCTGCATCCAGGAATCATTTTTTCCAGTCGATCCTGGAATCGATTCACAGTCAGGTTTTATTCAGCATGTCACTGTCGAGAAACTTCGCGCGCGAACGCAGCGCCGATCGCAAGGCCGCGGCCGACCAGGAACACCGGGCGGTCGTGGATGCCATTGTGCGGCAAGACCCGGTTGCCGCCGCCGATGCAATGCGAAGCCATATCGATAACTCGGTTGCGCGAATCCTGATTGGTGAAAATGCATGCCTGACATGA
- a CDS encoding VOC family protein: protein MKLGYTIIYVPDVAASLRFFEAAFGLSRRFLHESGSYGEMETGDTTLSFAAHELGDMNFPGGHVAAHDSVKPLGFEIAFVTDDVAAAHAAALAAGAIELAAPMQKPWGQVVSYVRCPDGILVELCTPVSG, encoded by the coding sequence ATGAAACTAGGCTACACCATTATTTATGTACCGGACGTTGCCGCGTCTTTGCGTTTTTTCGAAGCAGCGTTCGGCCTGTCGCGACGCTTTCTCCATGAGTCAGGCAGCTATGGCGAAATGGAGACGGGCGATACGACACTGTCGTTCGCCGCCCATGAGCTGGGCGACATGAATTTTCCAGGCGGGCATGTGGCCGCCCACGATTCGGTGAAACCTCTTGGATTCGAGATCGCGTTTGTCACCGACGATGTTGCAGCGGCACATGCGGCTGCTCTGGCTGCGGGAGCCATTGAATTGGCTGCCCCAATGCAAAAGCCTTGGGGTCAGGTCGTGTCATATGTCCGCTGTCCCGATGGAATATTGGTCGAGCTGTGTACGCCTGTGTCTGGCTAA
- a CDS encoding LuxR C-terminal-related transcriptional regulator has protein sequence MKPCLCVEQRERQVLHLLIYGYSNSVMVKKLLVSETTVRTRRAASTASSTPRTVPRPLLWCVRWDSFIKPFVRAETSVVAAVAVSVTVLSPACAEDAAVR, from the coding sequence TTGAAGCCCTGCCTTTGCGTTGAGCAGCGAGAACGCCAGGTGTTGCACCTACTTATCTATGGTTATTCAAATTCGGTCATGGTGAAAAAATTGCTTGTCTCCGAAACGACGGTCCGGACTCGTCGCGCAGCATCAACCGCAAGCTCGACGCCGAGAACCGTGCCCAGACCGTTGCTCTGGTGCGTAAGATGGGACTCATTCATTAAGCCATTCGTTCGTGCCGAAACGAGTGTCGTGGCTGCGGTGGCCGTGAGCGTCACTGTGTTGTCGCCAGCATGTGCAGAAGATGCCGCCGTCAGGTAG